A window from Streptomyces subrutilus encodes these proteins:
- a CDS encoding SRPBCC family protein has protein sequence MAGHTENEITVNAPLDLVWDVTNDLPNWPQLFSEYAALEILEEDGDTTRFRLTMHPDENGTVWSWVSERTADRAARTVRARRVETGPFAHMDIHWQYDEVPGGGTRMKWTQDFAMKPEAPVDDAWMTDNINRNSKVQMALIRDKIEQRERERTAPAASRA, from the coding sequence ATGGCAGGGCACACCGAGAACGAGATCACCGTCAACGCGCCGCTGGACCTGGTGTGGGACGTGACCAACGACCTCCCCAACTGGCCGCAGTTGTTCAGTGAGTACGCCGCGCTGGAGATCCTGGAGGAGGACGGGGACACCACCCGGTTCCGGCTGACCATGCACCCCGACGAGAACGGCACCGTGTGGAGCTGGGTCTCGGAGCGCACCGCCGACCGCGCGGCCCGCACCGTGCGCGCCCGCCGCGTCGAGACCGGCCCGTTCGCCCACATGGACATCCACTGGCAGTACGACGAGGTGCCCGGCGGCGGCACGCGGATGAAGTGGACCCAGGACTTCGCGATGAAGCCCGAGGCGCCGGTCGACGACGCGTGGATGACCGACAACATCAACCGGAACTCCAAGGTCCAGATGGCCCTCATCCGGGACAAGATCGAGCAGCGCGAGCGCGAGCGCACCGCTCCCGCTGCCAGCCGCGCCTGA
- a CDS encoding cupin domain-containing protein: MTRQRPRIVDLSETPPNRRRGGDLRAVLTPTSVGSTSGFMGMAIMAPGESIAEHYHPYSEEFVYVVAGRLEVDLDGEAHPLRTDQGLLVPLNVRHRFRNVGDTEARMVFHLGPLAPRPELGHVDTEEAPHPESTAWEQPPDRTGVVS, translated from the coding sequence ATGACCAGACAGCGCCCACGCATCGTGGACCTCAGCGAGACGCCGCCCAACCGCAGGCGCGGCGGCGACCTCAGGGCGGTGCTCACCCCGACCTCGGTGGGCTCCACCAGCGGGTTCATGGGCATGGCGATCATGGCCCCCGGTGAGTCGATCGCCGAGCACTACCACCCGTACTCCGAGGAGTTCGTGTACGTCGTCGCCGGCCGGCTGGAGGTGGACCTCGACGGCGAGGCCCACCCGCTCCGCACCGACCAGGGTCTCCTGGTCCCCCTGAACGTGCGCCACCGCTTCCGCAACGTCGGCGACACCGAGGCCCGGATGGTCTTCCACCTCGGTCCGCTCGCCCCGCGCCCGGAGCTCGGCCACGTCGACACCGAAGAGGCCCCGCATCCGGAGAGCACCGCCTGGGAGCAGCCCCCGGACCGTACCGGGGTGGTCTCGTGA
- a CDS encoding serine protease inhibitor, translating into MAEQWPELVGCAADEAVAAILRARPGTEVPVLPAGSFVTMDYRENRVRVFVDAHGNVAQAPRVG; encoded by the coding sequence ATGGCCGAGCAGTGGCCCGAGCTGGTGGGGTGTGCGGCGGACGAGGCGGTGGCGGCGATACTCCGCGCCCGCCCCGGCACCGAGGTGCCGGTCCTCCCCGCCGGGAGTTTCGTCACCATGGACTACCGGGAGAACCGGGTGCGCGTGTTCGTCGACGCGCACGGCAACGTCGCCCAGGCCCCCCGCGTCGGCTGA
- a CDS encoding MurR/RpiR family transcriptional regulator produces MSSGQQARAQAAAIKPSGQSPERGKPPADRLLALFDGRRLSPGQRRIAQYLIDHLTEAAFLSITELAERVGVSQPSVTRFASSLGFSGYPALRDVLQPIALSAVAGAPDSREQIRRNELQAAVDNEIENLENVRRLLADTNQVLDIGRELAGSVPLTVLGLRISVSLAEYFAYAARRIHPDVRLVTRGGSVAFDALLQSRAAGGTWVLAFAMPRHARETLAAVRAARSTGLRVVLISDPTLGPLVDEADVSLTAGTGSRLVFDSYAAPGMLSAALLQAMADADPERTQARLESYEQVADQHGFFL; encoded by the coding sequence GTGTCATCGGGGCAGCAGGCACGCGCGCAGGCGGCCGCGATCAAGCCGAGCGGCCAGTCGCCGGAGCGGGGCAAGCCCCCGGCCGACCGGCTCCTCGCGCTCTTCGACGGCCGCCGCCTCTCACCGGGCCAGCGCCGCATCGCCCAGTACCTGATCGACCACCTCACCGAGGCCGCCTTCCTGTCGATCACGGAGCTCGCGGAGCGGGTCGGGGTCAGCCAGCCCTCCGTGACGCGCTTCGCCTCCTCCCTCGGATTCAGCGGCTACCCCGCCCTGCGGGACGTGCTCCAGCCCATCGCGCTGAGCGCGGTCGCCGGGGCCCCCGACAGCCGCGAGCAGATCCGCCGCAACGAGCTCCAGGCGGCCGTGGACAACGAGATCGAGAACCTGGAGAACGTCCGGCGGCTGCTCGCCGACACCAACCAGGTCCTCGACATCGGACGGGAGCTGGCCGGGTCGGTGCCCCTGACCGTGCTCGGGCTGCGGATCTCGGTCTCCCTCGCGGAGTACTTCGCGTACGCGGCCCGGCGCATCCACCCCGACGTACGGCTGGTGACCCGCGGCGGCAGCGTCGCCTTCGACGCCCTGCTCCAGTCCCGGGCGGCCGGCGGCACCTGGGTGCTGGCCTTCGCGATGCCGCGGCACGCCCGGGAGACCCTGGCGGCCGTCCGGGCCGCCCGGAGCACGGGGCTGCGCGTGGTGCTGATCAGCGATCCGACGCTGGGCCCGCTGGTGGACGAAGCGGACGTGTCACTGACGGCGGGCACCGGGTCGCGCCTCGTGTTCGATTCGTATGCGGCTCCCGGAATGCTCTCCGCCGCCCTTCTTCAAGCCATGGCCGATGCCGATCCGGAGCGGACGCAGGCGCGGCTCGAAAGCTATGAGCAGGTCGCTGACCAGCACGGATTCTTCCTCTAG
- a CDS encoding polysaccharide lyase 8 family protein gives MPVPRSRRSVLLLSAALLSLPAGRAAAAPAARAGDAYDALRGAWRELLLGSGFQPSEAPFAGKLALLGNRAAAHRSTLAAANGSLWPDLPLTASASITGSHTRLATMAQAYAQPGTGLTGDPGVADAVLAGLGHLHDQVYNAATSPFGNWWDFQIGSPQALLDTVTVLYDRLPAARLADHLAAVDRFVPDSCVGSYTGTSTGANRVDLCRSLALRGILGKDPAKIALARDALSPVFPFVTSGDGFYADGSFVQHTWLPYTGSYGAVLLGGLAGLLALLDGSAWAVTDPARQLVHDSVERSFAPFLHNGLMMDAVSGRSTSRGDPRTTPLGFQGGDHGRGHGVLASVALLGTAASAAENRRWRALVKGWMQRDHYSPVLDDTDLTVPALALLKAVRDDPAVVAAPGPTGHRLFPAMDRAVHRRPGWAASLGMASERTAFYETGNGENLRGWHTGAGMLQWWGDTFANGQYTDAFWPTVDPYRLPGTTVSRKPLADAEGGAWALPRPDASWVGGATDGEYAAVGQSVRGLSSTLSAKKSWFCLADSIVCLAGAVRSADGAAVETVVDNRNLGAAGAHALTVDGTDRPTDLGWSATLPGTRWARIAGHAGYVFPGGATVRALREARTGSWRDINTGGSARPITRRYLTLWFDHGADPAGAACSHVLMPGATAAETAARAADAGWVAVLANDGDRQGVAVPSLGVTAVNFWVAGTAGALAADAPACVLVRKHGDGTATLCVADPMRARTGLTVTWRRPVAAVLDRPETVTSATTGSALTLVFGDLTGRAGATQRVRVALA, from the coding sequence GTGCCCGTCCCCCGGTCCCGCCGCTCCGTCCTCCTCCTCTCCGCCGCCCTCCTGTCCCTGCCGGCCGGCCGCGCCGCGGCCGCTCCCGCGGCTCGCGCGGGTGACGCGTACGACGCCCTGCGCGGGGCGTGGCGGGAGCTGCTGCTGGGCAGCGGATTCCAGCCGTCCGAAGCGCCGTTCGCCGGGAAGCTGGCGCTGCTGGGCAACCGGGCCGCCGCGCACCGCTCCACCCTGGCCGCCGCGAACGGCTCGCTCTGGCCGGACCTGCCCCTGACCGCGTCGGCCTCGATCACGGGCAGCCACACCCGGCTGGCCACCATGGCGCAGGCGTACGCCCAGCCCGGTACGGGCCTGACCGGCGATCCGGGCGTCGCCGACGCCGTGCTGGCCGGTCTCGGCCACCTCCACGACCAGGTGTACAACGCCGCGACGAGCCCGTTCGGCAACTGGTGGGACTTCCAGATCGGCTCCCCCCAGGCCCTGTTGGACACCGTGACCGTCCTGTACGACCGGCTGCCCGCCGCCCGGCTCGCCGACCACCTGGCCGCCGTCGACCGGTTCGTCCCGGACTCCTGCGTCGGCAGCTACACCGGCACCAGTACGGGCGCCAACCGGGTGGACCTGTGCCGCTCGCTCGCCCTGCGCGGGATCCTCGGCAAGGACCCCGCCAAGATCGCGCTGGCCCGCGACGCCCTCTCCCCCGTCTTCCCCTTCGTCACCTCGGGCGACGGCTTCTACGCGGACGGGTCCTTCGTCCAGCACACCTGGCTGCCCTACACCGGCTCGTACGGAGCGGTGCTGCTCGGCGGCCTCGCCGGGCTGCTCGCACTGCTGGACGGATCGGCGTGGGCCGTCACCGACCCGGCCCGGCAGCTCGTCCACGACTCCGTGGAGCGGTCGTTCGCCCCGTTCCTCCACAACGGCCTGATGATGGACGCCGTCTCGGGCCGTTCCACCAGCCGCGGCGATCCGCGGACCACCCCGCTCGGCTTCCAGGGCGGCGACCACGGCCGCGGCCACGGCGTCCTCGCCTCGGTGGCCCTGCTCGGCACCGCCGCGAGCGCCGCCGAGAACCGGCGCTGGCGCGCCCTGGTCAAGGGCTGGATGCAGCGGGACCACTACAGCCCGGTGCTCGACGACACCGACCTCACCGTGCCGGCATTGGCCCTCCTCAAGGCCGTACGGGACGACCCCGCGGTCGTCGCGGCCCCCGGACCCACCGGCCACCGGCTCTTCCCCGCCATGGACCGGGCCGTGCACCGGCGCCCCGGGTGGGCGGCGTCCCTCGGCATGGCCTCGGAGCGGACGGCCTTCTACGAGACGGGCAACGGCGAGAACCTGCGCGGCTGGCACACCGGCGCCGGCATGCTCCAGTGGTGGGGCGACACCTTCGCCAACGGGCAGTACACGGACGCCTTCTGGCCGACCGTCGACCCCTACCGGCTGCCGGGCACCACCGTCTCCCGCAAGCCCCTCGCCGATGCCGAGGGGGGCGCGTGGGCACTGCCCCGGCCGGACGCGAGCTGGGTCGGCGGGGCCACGGACGGGGAGTACGCGGCCGTGGGACAGTCCGTGCGCGGCCTCTCCAGCACGCTGTCCGCGAAGAAGTCCTGGTTCTGCCTGGCCGATTCGATCGTCTGCCTCGCGGGCGCGGTCCGCTCCGCGGACGGGGCCGCGGTCGAGACCGTGGTCGACAACCGCAACCTCGGCGCGGCCGGCGCCCACGCCCTCACCGTCGACGGCACGGACCGGCCCACCGACCTCGGCTGGTCGGCCACCCTGCCGGGCACCCGCTGGGCCCGGATCGCGGGCCACGCCGGCTACGTGTTCCCGGGCGGCGCGACCGTGCGGGCGCTGCGCGAGGCGCGGACCGGCTCGTGGCGCGACATCAACACCGGCGGCAGTGCCCGGCCGATCACCCGGCGCTACCTGACGCTCTGGTTCGACCACGGCGCCGACCCGGCCGGCGCCGCCTGCTCCCACGTCCTGATGCCCGGGGCCACGGCCGCGGAGACCGCCGCCCGGGCCGCGGACGCCGGATGGGTCGCCGTGCTGGCGAACGACGGCGACCGGCAGGGCGTGGCCGTGCCGTCCCTCGGGGTCACCGCCGTGAACTTCTGGGTCGCCGGTACGGCCGGCGCCCTGGCCGCCGACGCTCCGGCCTGCGTCCTGGTCCGGAAGCACGGCGACGGCACGGCGACCCTGTGCGTCGCGGACCCGATGCGGGCCCGGACCGGCCTGACGGTCACGTGGCGCCGTCCCGTGGCCGCGGTGCTCGACCGGCCGGAAACCGTCACCTCCGCCACCACCGGCTCTGCGCTGACCCTCGTCTTCGGGGACCTCACCGGGCGGGCCGGAGCCACCCAGCGGGTCCGGGTGGCGCTGGCCTGA
- a CDS encoding beta-ketoacyl-[acyl-carrier-protein] synthase family protein, whose product MTRRRVAVTGVGVVAPGGIGVSAFWDLLSHGRTATRGITLFDPTGFRSRIAAEVDFDPAENGLTEEEAARADRYIQFALVAAREALRDSGLDLTTDTAWRTGVSLGTAVGGTTRLEHDYVAVSQSGSWWDVDHKLAGPFLHRAFTPATLASAVAEQTGARGPVQTVSTGCTSGLDAIGYAVHSIEEGRMDVCIAGASDSPVSPITVACFDAIKATSPNNDDPAHASRPFDANRDGFVLGEGGAVLVLEELEHARARGATVYCEIGGYATFGNAHHMTGLTADGLEMARAIRTALAQARISPSDIDYVNAHGSGTKQNDRHETAAVKRVLGDHAYKTPMTSIKSMVGHSLGAIGAIELAACVLAMTHQVVPPTANYETPDPECDLDYVPRTARSRTLRSVLSVGSGFGGFQSAVVMSRPKEEVS is encoded by the coding sequence GTGACCCGCCGCCGGGTGGCCGTGACCGGGGTCGGCGTCGTCGCCCCCGGCGGCATCGGCGTCTCGGCCTTCTGGGACCTGCTGTCCCACGGCCGGACCGCGACCCGCGGCATCACCCTCTTCGACCCGACCGGGTTCCGCTCCCGGATAGCCGCGGAGGTCGACTTCGACCCCGCCGAGAACGGCCTCACCGAGGAGGAGGCGGCCCGCGCGGACCGGTACATCCAGTTCGCCCTGGTCGCCGCCCGCGAGGCGCTGCGCGACTCCGGCCTCGACCTCACCACCGACACGGCCTGGCGCACCGGCGTCTCCCTCGGCACCGCCGTCGGCGGCACCACCCGGCTGGAGCACGACTACGTGGCCGTGAGCCAGTCCGGCTCCTGGTGGGACGTCGACCACAAGCTGGCCGGCCCCTTCCTGCACCGGGCGTTCACCCCCGCCACCCTCGCCTCCGCCGTCGCGGAGCAGACGGGTGCGCGCGGACCGGTGCAGACCGTCTCCACCGGCTGCACCTCGGGGCTCGACGCGATCGGGTACGCCGTCCACTCCATCGAGGAGGGCCGGATGGACGTGTGCATCGCCGGCGCCTCCGACTCGCCCGTCTCGCCCATCACCGTGGCCTGCTTCGACGCGATCAAGGCCACCTCGCCGAACAACGACGACCCCGCCCACGCCTCGCGTCCCTTCGACGCGAACCGCGACGGGTTCGTCCTCGGCGAGGGCGGCGCCGTGCTCGTCCTCGAAGAGCTGGAGCACGCCCGCGCCCGCGGTGCGACCGTCTACTGCGAGATCGGCGGCTACGCCACCTTCGGCAACGCCCATCACATGACCGGTCTGACCGCCGACGGCCTGGAGATGGCCCGGGCCATCCGGACGGCCCTCGCCCAGGCCCGCATATCCCCGTCCGACATCGACTACGTCAACGCGCACGGCTCGGGCACCAAGCAGAACGACCGCCACGAGACGGCGGCCGTCAAGCGGGTGCTGGGCGACCACGCGTACAAGACGCCGATGACCTCCATCAAGTCGATGGTGGGCCACTCCCTCGGCGCCATCGGGGCGATCGAACTCGCCGCCTGCGTGCTGGCCATGACCCACCAGGTGGTCCCCCCGACGGCCAACTACGAGACGCCGGACCCCGAGTGCGATCTCGACTACGTGCCCCGCACCGCCCGCAGCCGCACGCTGCGCAGCGTGCTCTCGGTCGGCAGCGGCTTCGGCGGGTTCCAGTCCGCCGTGGTCATGAGCCGGCCGAAGGAGGAGGTCTCGTGA
- a CDS encoding hydroxyacid dehydrogenase, giving the protein MSGRRPRTLLAMAPELRPRLLDEATRARLLRVADVDPELVADDFHSPRVTAALARAEVLLTCWGAPPLDARALAAAPRLRAVVHAAGSVKQLVTAACWERGITVSSAALANSLPVAEYTVAMVLLSNKRVLQLREEYRAVRDRPHDWHLRYGHAGNYRRTVGIVGASRIGRRVLELLGPYDLERVLYDPYVTDGAARELGARRVGLDELCRVSDVVSLHAPALPETRAMIDRGRLALMRDGATLINTARGSLVDTAAVTEELASGRLRAVIDVTEPEVLPAGSPLYDLPNVFLTPHVAGSLGNELHRMADSAVEEIARYATGLPFAHPVHREDLARTA; this is encoded by the coding sequence ATGTCCGGTCGCCGCCCGCGCACCCTGCTCGCCATGGCCCCCGAACTCCGTCCGCGCCTGCTGGACGAGGCCACCCGCGCTCGGCTGCTCCGGGTGGCCGACGTGGACCCGGAACTCGTCGCCGACGACTTCCACAGCCCCCGGGTGACGGCCGCCCTGGCCCGGGCCGAGGTGCTGCTGACCTGCTGGGGAGCCCCTCCCCTCGACGCCCGCGCGCTCGCGGCCGCGCCGCGCCTGCGGGCCGTCGTGCACGCCGCCGGGTCCGTCAAGCAGCTCGTCACCGCGGCCTGCTGGGAGCGCGGCATCACCGTCTCCTCCGCGGCCCTGGCCAACTCCCTGCCCGTGGCCGAGTACACCGTCGCCATGGTGCTGCTCTCCAACAAGCGGGTGCTCCAGCTCCGCGAGGAGTACCGCGCCGTCCGCGACCGGCCGCACGACTGGCACCTGCGCTACGGCCACGCCGGCAACTACCGCCGGACCGTCGGCATCGTGGGCGCCTCGCGCATCGGCCGCAGGGTGCTCGAACTGCTGGGCCCGTACGACCTCGAACGCGTCCTGTACGACCCGTACGTGACGGACGGCGCGGCGCGGGAACTCGGCGCGCGCCGGGTCGGACTCGACGAACTCTGCCGGGTCTCCGACGTGGTCAGCCTGCACGCGCCGGCGCTGCCCGAGACCCGGGCGATGATCGACCGCGGGCGGCTGGCCCTGATGCGCGACGGCGCCACCCTCATCAACACGGCGCGCGGTTCGCTGGTCGACACCGCCGCGGTCACCGAGGAGCTGGCCTCGGGCCGGCTGCGGGCGGTCATCGACGTCACCGAGCCCGAGGTGCTCCCGGCCGGATCCCCCCTGTACGACCTGCCCAACGTGTTCCTCACCCCGCACGTCGCGGGGTCGCTGGGCAACGAGCTCCACCGCATGGCCGACTCGGCCGTCGAGGAGATCGCCCGCTACGCGACGGGCCTGCCCTTCGCCCACCCGGTCCACCGCGAGGACCTCGCCCGCACGGCCTGA
- a CDS encoding acyl carrier protein, with protein MSDRLTMEELAALMKTAGITVDPHEMARRPDSAFDSYGLDSLGLLGIVGELENRRGRALPTDADRCKTPGEFLDLVNNSLMTGA; from the coding sequence ATGTCCGACCGACTGACCATGGAAGAACTGGCGGCCTTGATGAAGACCGCCGGCATCACGGTGGACCCGCACGAGATGGCGCGCCGTCCCGATTCCGCCTTCGACTCGTACGGACTCGATTCGCTGGGCCTGCTCGGGATCGTCGGCGAGCTGGAGAACCGGCGCGGCCGGGCGCTGCCCACCGACGCCGACCGCTGCAAGACCCCCGGCGAGTTCCTCGACCTCGTCAACAACAGCCTGATGACAGGAGCATGA
- a CDS encoding toxin Doc — protein sequence MELHIDHRWLLERQEALFKDVEVADHSALVAAVARHRVDTPSLHVDGPDAYWRAAALLESIVLLRPLPDHNEYFAYGVAVAYVEASGCALDADYDQWRELIADVRLLRATVFDVADRLRSWRRRA from the coding sequence GTGGAACTGCACATCGACCACCGCTGGCTGCTGGAGCGCCAGGAAGCGCTGTTCAAGGACGTGGAGGTCGCCGACCACTCCGCGCTCGTCGCCGCCGTCGCCCGTCACCGGGTGGACACGCCCAGCCTGCACGTGGACGGACCCGACGCCTACTGGCGGGCGGCGGCCCTGCTGGAGTCGATCGTCCTGCTGCGGCCGCTCCCCGACCACAACGAGTACTTCGCGTACGGGGTCGCCGTCGCCTACGTCGAGGCGTCGGGCTGCGCACTGGACGCCGACTACGACCAGTGGCGCGAACTCATCGCCGACGTCCGCCTGCTGCGCGCCACCGTCTTCGACGTGGCCGACCGGCTCCGCTCCTGGCGGCGCCGGGCCTGA
- a CDS encoding TcmI family type II polyketide cyclase: protein MHRALIVARMAPGSAPDIADLFAGSDAGELPHLVGVSRRSLFQFGDVYLHLIESERPPGPAIAQVTGHPEFRDLSDRLTAYISPHDPETWRSPKDAMAHEFYRWENPAAK from the coding sequence ATGCACCGCGCCCTCATCGTCGCCCGCATGGCGCCGGGATCGGCCCCCGACATCGCCGACCTGTTCGCCGGCTCGGACGCCGGCGAGCTCCCGCACCTGGTCGGGGTCTCGCGCCGCAGCCTGTTCCAGTTCGGCGACGTCTACCTGCACCTGATCGAGTCCGAGCGTCCGCCCGGTCCGGCGATCGCCCAGGTGACCGGGCACCCCGAGTTCCGGGACCTCAGTGACCGGCTCACGGCCTACATCAGCCCGCACGACCCGGAGACCTGGCGCAGCCCGAAGGACGCCATGGCCCACGAGTTCTACCGCTGGGAGAACCCCGCCGCGAAGTGA
- a CDS encoding beta-ketoacyl synthase N-terminal-like domain-containing protein produces MSSRTVITGIGVVAPNGLGAEAFWKATQSGTSVLDRVTRPGCEHLPLRVAGEVRGFDPGTMVEDRFLVQTDRFTHQALAAADLALEDARLGRADYEGDPFSVGVVTAAGSGGGEFGQRELQHLWEQGPRFVGPYQSIAWFYAASTGQISIRRGLKGPCGVVASDEAGGLDAFAHAARGIRQGSRAMLAGATEAPLAPYSIVCQLEYDGLSTLDDPERAYRPFTAGACGYVPAEGGAMFVVEDEAAAVARGATVRAVLAGHGATFTGTRRHDPSGEGLAHAIRGALREAGCAPEEIDVVFADALGTPEADAAEAAALADALGAHGRRVPVTAPKTGTGRAYCAAPSLDTAAAVLALEHGIVPPTPNVYDVCHDLAVVTGAARPAELRTALVLSRGRMGSNSALVLRKGPAAGV; encoded by the coding sequence GTGAGCAGCCGTACGGTCATCACCGGCATCGGAGTCGTCGCCCCCAACGGCTTGGGCGCCGAGGCCTTCTGGAAGGCCACCCAGTCCGGTACCAGCGTCCTGGACCGCGTCACGCGGCCGGGCTGCGAGCACCTGCCGCTGCGCGTCGCCGGCGAGGTGCGCGGATTCGACCCCGGCACCATGGTCGAGGACCGCTTCCTCGTCCAGACGGACCGGTTCACCCACCAGGCCCTGGCCGCCGCCGACCTCGCCCTGGAGGACGCCCGGCTCGGCCGGGCCGACTACGAGGGCGACCCGTTCTCCGTCGGCGTGGTCACGGCGGCCGGCTCCGGCGGCGGCGAGTTCGGCCAGCGCGAGCTCCAGCACCTGTGGGAGCAGGGGCCGCGCTTCGTCGGCCCGTACCAGTCGATCGCCTGGTTCTACGCCGCGAGCACCGGCCAGATCTCCATCCGGCGCGGTCTGAAGGGCCCCTGCGGGGTCGTCGCCAGCGACGAGGCGGGCGGGCTCGACGCCTTCGCGCACGCCGCCCGCGGCATCCGCCAGGGCAGCCGCGCGATGCTGGCCGGAGCGACCGAGGCGCCGCTGGCGCCGTACTCGATCGTCTGCCAGCTGGAGTACGACGGGCTGAGCACCCTGGACGACCCGGAGCGCGCCTACCGGCCGTTCACCGCCGGTGCCTGCGGGTACGTCCCGGCCGAGGGCGGCGCGATGTTCGTCGTCGAGGACGAGGCGGCCGCCGTCGCGCGCGGAGCCACCGTGCGCGCCGTCCTCGCCGGCCACGGCGCCACCTTCACCGGCACCCGGCGCCACGACCCGTCGGGCGAGGGCCTGGCCCACGCCATCCGCGGTGCGCTGCGGGAGGCGGGCTGCGCCCCCGAGGAGATCGACGTGGTCTTCGCGGACGCCCTCGGCACTCCGGAGGCGGACGCGGCCGAGGCCGCGGCCCTCGCCGACGCCCTCGGCGCGCACGGCCGCAGGGTGCCCGTCACGGCCCCCAAGACGGGCACCGGCAGGGCCTACTGCGCGGCGCCCTCCCTCGACACCGCGGCCGCGGTCCTGGCACTGGAGCACGGCATCGTCCCGCCGACCCCGAACGTCTACGACGTGTGTCACGACCTCGCCGTGGTGACCGGCGCCGCCCGCCCGGCGGAGCTGCGCACCGCGCTGGTCCTCAGCCGCGGCCGGATGGGCTCGAACTCCGCGCTCGTCCTGCGCAAGGGCCCCGCGGCGGGGGTGTGA
- a CDS encoding S1 family peptidase, whose translation MKKPLAGALLSLLLVGAAGAPAVAAPAGPQTRSAPAAAAVTYAGTVALSNCSGSVVRAPSSQPGDRALVLSNGHCLETGFPAAGQVIKDQPSTRSFSLLNPAGSKVATLRASKVAYATMTDTDVSLYQLATTYAQIQSQYGISALTLNDARPAQGSAIKVVSGYWKRTYSCNVDGFAYRLKEGAWTWKDSVRYTPSCNTIGGTSGSPVIDTTTGKVVAVNNTGNEDGGRCTDNNPCEVDEAGKVTVRQGINYAQETYTLVPCIGPGNVIDLNRAGCALPKP comes from the coding sequence ATGAAGAAGCCTCTCGCCGGCGCCCTGCTCTCCCTGCTCCTGGTGGGAGCGGCGGGCGCACCCGCCGTCGCCGCGCCGGCCGGTCCGCAGACCCGTTCCGCCCCGGCCGCGGCGGCCGTCACCTACGCCGGCACCGTGGCGCTCAGCAACTGTTCCGGCTCCGTCGTCCGCGCCCCGTCCTCCCAGCCGGGCGACCGCGCCCTGGTCCTGTCCAACGGGCACTGTCTGGAGACCGGCTTCCCGGCGGCCGGCCAGGTCATCAAGGACCAGCCGTCGACCCGTTCGTTCTCCCTGCTCAACCCGGCGGGCTCGAAGGTCGCCACGTTGCGGGCGAGCAAGGTCGCGTACGCGACGATGACCGACACCGACGTCTCGCTCTACCAGCTGGCCACGACGTACGCCCAGATCCAGAGCCAGTACGGGATCTCCGCGCTCACCCTGAACGACGCGCGTCCGGCGCAGGGTTCGGCGATCAAGGTCGTCTCCGGCTACTGGAAGCGGACGTACAGCTGCAACGTCGACGGCTTCGCCTACCGGCTCAAGGAGGGCGCCTGGACCTGGAAGGACTCAGTCCGCTACACCCCGTCGTGCAACACGATCGGCGGCACCTCCGGCTCGCCGGTGATCGACACCACGACCGGCAAGGTCGTGGCGGTCAACAACACGGGCAACGAGGACGGCGGCCGCTGCACGGACAACAACCCGTGCGAGGTGGACGAGGCCGGCAAGGTGACCGTCCGCCAGGGGATCAACTACGCGCAGGAGACGTACACCCTCGTCCCGTGCATAGGCCCCGGCAACGTGATCGACCTGAACCGCGCCGGCTGCGCGCTGCCCAAGCCGTGA